In a genomic window of bacterium:
- the nuoF gene encoding NADH-quinone oxidoreductase subunit NuoF: MRIYRHLLVCAGTGCVACGSYEIRSALVAEIAKRGLQREIEVVATGCNGFCERGPIIVVQPDDIFYQHVSVSDIPHLVEEHFINHCPVTRLMYMPPGGKEPVPRMSEIGFFKYQRLFVLRNRGRIDPENIEEYIAFDGYFAMEKALTKMTAPEIINEIIASGLRGRGGAGFPTGRKWQMCRDSTGDRKYLICNGDEGDPGAFMDRSVLEADPHSVIEGMIIGAKAIGAQKGYIYVRSEYPLAVKRIMRAIEQAEEAGLIGNDILGTGFDFHLEIVKGAGAFVCGEETALMATIEGKVGRPRPRPPYPVISGLWGRPTNINNVETWANVPQIISKGAAWFSEIGTEKSRGTKIFSLVGKINNTGLVEVPMGMTLRSIIYDIGGGIPQNKQLKAVQTGGPSGGCIPREMIDLPIDYESLTQAGSMMGSGGMIVMDEDTCMVDIAKYFLNFTQQESCGKCPPCRIGVKQMVKVLERITEGRGLATDVDQLVSIAANIKTTSLCGLGQTAPNPVLNTINYFRNEYDAHINDKRCPALVCKLLISYVIDKELCTGCVACSKSCPSKAITGKPKGTYVIDQKKCNRCGICITVCPSKFGAVKKVTPAVT, translated from the coding sequence GTGAGAATTTATCGCCACCTGCTGGTCTGCGCCGGGACCGGCTGCGTAGCCTGCGGTTCATACGAAATAAGGTCGGCGCTTGTCGCGGAGATAGCGAAGCGGGGACTGCAGCGGGAGATTGAAGTCGTTGCGACCGGCTGCAATGGATTCTGCGAACGCGGTCCGATTATCGTAGTCCAGCCCGATGACATATTTTATCAGCATGTTTCTGTCAGCGACATACCGCACCTCGTCGAAGAACATTTCATCAACCATTGTCCGGTAACAAGGTTGATGTACATGCCGCCAGGCGGAAAGGAACCGGTTCCCAGGATGTCCGAAATCGGTTTCTTCAAGTATCAGCGTCTTTTCGTGCTGAGGAACCGCGGCCGGATCGATCCCGAGAACATCGAAGAATACATCGCTTTTGACGGTTACTTTGCAATGGAAAAGGCGCTGACGAAGATGACCGCGCCGGAGATAATAAACGAGATCATTGCATCTGGTCTGAGGGGCCGGGGAGGAGCGGGTTTTCCTACCGGCCGGAAGTGGCAGATGTGCCGTGATTCCACCGGCGACCGCAAATATCTGATCTGCAACGGCGACGAGGGCGATCCGGGTGCCTTTATGGATAGAAGCGTCCTGGAGGCAGACCCACACTCGGTCATTGAAGGTATGATCATCGGCGCCAAGGCGATCGGCGCCCAGAAAGGGTATATCTACGTGCGGTCCGAATATCCGCTGGCGGTAAAAAGGATCATGCGGGCGATCGAACAAGCGGAAGAGGCTGGTTTGATCGGCAATGACATTCTGGGGACCGGTTTTGACTTTCACTTGGAAATCGTGAAGGGCGCCGGAGCTTTTGTATGCGGGGAAGAGACGGCACTCATGGCGACCATTGAAGGCAAGGTCGGAAGACCCCGACCGCGGCCTCCTTACCCGGTCATAAGCGGATTGTGGGGCAGGCCGACGAATATCAACAACGTCGAGACCTGGGCCAATGTGCCTCAGATCATATCAAAAGGCGCTGCGTGGTTCTCGGAGATCGGCACGGAAAAGAGCCGGGGAACCAAGATCTTCTCGTTAGTCGGCAAGATCAACAACACCGGATTGGTGGAAGTGCCAATGGGCATGACGCTGAGATCGATCATTTACGATATCGGTGGCGGTATACCGCAAAACAAACAACTAAAGGCTGTTCAGACCGGCGGTCCATCAGGCGGGTGCATACCCCGGGAAATGATCGATCTGCCGATCGATTACGAAAGTCTGACCCAGGCCGGATCAATGATGGGTTCGGGCGGCATGATCGTAATGGACGAAGATACGTGCATGGTTGATATTGCCAAATATTTTCTGAATTTCACCCAGCAGGAATCATGCGGCAAATGCCCGCCCTGCCGTATAGGAGTAAAGCAAATGGTCAAGGTTCTGGAACGGATCACCGAAGGCCGCGGACTTGCAACCGACGTTGATCAGCTTGTATCGATAGCAGCGAATATCAAGACGACTTCGCTGTGCGGTCTGGGTCAGACCGCACCTAACCCGGTACTTAACACGATCAATTATTTCCGCAACGAGTATGATGCGCACATCAATGACAAGCGCTGTCCCGCGCTAGTGTGTAAATTGCTAATATCATACGTGATCGATAAGGAGCTGTGCACGGGCTGCGTCGCGTGTTCGAAGAGTTGTCCCAGCAAGGCGATCACCGGTAAACCAAAGGGAACTTATGTGATCGATCAAAAAAAATGCAATCGCTGCGGCATCTGTATCACGGTTTGTCCGTCGAAATTTGGCGCAGTCAAAAAGGTGACGCCGGCGGTAACGTGA
- a CDS encoding 2Fe-2S iron-sulfur cluster-binding protein has translation MIKISINGKEFTAQKGDSVLTVCQRERIAVPTLCYQKNLQPYGGCRLCIVEVRGMSWPVASCTLPVEEGMVVVTDSPGLREQRKFTLQLILSEHPHSCLICAKKQDCAQYMECIEKEPITFGCKYCARNGTCELQKLTEEFGITEIPFAFSYRNVDIENRDPFFERNYNLCILCGRCVRTCDELRGASVIDFHHRGSKTLVGTAYGVSHLETPCQFCGACVDACPTGAMSERFSKWDGKPDRIVASSCVLCSAGCDININVKNEKVVSTTPRNNGICVRGRFGIAPLVNHPRRATVPVMKMNDRHVEVEWDEALEFAALKLSQVRARSAIVFSPQISCEAIDAISCCVELAGIDSIGAPYASFERVLTEVMAPAPVSKKTALVVVATDMISDFSVELLRIKSHIKERPLLIVVDPVQTKIAETADIWFRPEPARVNEFVSTLLTERADSAIAGIAKQEIIEAKKRLAGRDVYLLYDPANNFKFNAGKEKSIHQVPVFFHANMAKCSAFDCFDPGLLSVKNPFECLYLIGETPKVAIPSKTVIVQDCFTPDINFDLFLPAAMPGEYDGSFIDYQGKVKRVYKAVEPADKARPDDWIIKEIASRLNTGAAEPKAPKIAFCKDAVKTVKLTKKYPYYLVVRENTCLFRSKSLSRLLKGFRRIRKDDYVWVNPQDADVLNLKQGAEVNLESACFSVPIRVWITEDVMPGVMFAYQDVATGLVRESAVRIDV, from the coding sequence GTGATAAAAATAAGTATCAACGGAAAAGAGTTTACTGCTCAAAAAGGCGATAGCGTGTTGACGGTCTGCCAGCGGGAACGCATCGCCGTGCCGACCCTATGCTATCAGAAAAACCTGCAGCCATATGGCGGCTGCCGTCTATGCATCGTCGAGGTCAGGGGAATGTCATGGCCCGTGGCGTCGTGCACGCTCCCGGTCGAGGAAGGCATGGTGGTCGTGACCGACAGCCCGGGTTTGAGAGAACAGCGGAAATTCACCCTGCAGCTGATCCTTTCAGAGCATCCCCATTCATGCTTGATCTGCGCGAAGAAACAAGATTGCGCGCAGTACATGGAGTGCATCGAGAAAGAACCTATTACCTTTGGATGCAAATACTGCGCCCGCAACGGGACCTGCGAACTGCAGAAACTAACCGAGGAATTCGGGATTACCGAGATCCCATTTGCGTTCAGCTATCGCAATGTTGATATCGAAAACCGAGATCCCTTTTTTGAACGCAATTACAACCTCTGTATCCTGTGCGGCCGGTGCGTGCGGACGTGCGATGAACTGAGGGGCGCGTCGGTCATCGATTTCCACCACCGCGGATCCAAGACCCTGGTCGGGACGGCGTACGGCGTCTCCCACCTGGAAACACCCTGCCAGTTCTGCGGAGCCTGCGTTGATGCCTGTCCGACCGGCGCGATGAGCGAAAGGTTCAGCAAATGGGATGGCAAACCCGACCGGATCGTCGCCAGCAGCTGTGTGTTATGCAGTGCCGGCTGCGATATCAACATCAACGTAAAGAACGAAAAAGTCGTTTCCACTACGCCCCGGAACAACGGGATATGCGTGAGGGGCCGCTTCGGGATCGCGCCGCTGGTCAACCACCCGAGACGCGCGACGGTGCCGGTCATGAAAATGAACGACCGGCATGTCGAAGTGGAATGGGATGAAGCCCTGGAGTTTGCGGCTTTGAAGCTGAGTCAGGTCCGCGCGAGGTCCGCCATTGTTTTCTCGCCCCAGATCTCGTGCGAAGCCATCGACGCCATATCCTGCTGCGTGGAATTAGCGGGTATCGATTCGATCGGGGCACCGTACGCTTCGTTCGAAAGAGTGCTAACTGAGGTGATGGCGCCGGCACCAGTTTCGAAAAAGACAGCCCTGGTGGTCGTGGCGACCGATATGATCAGCGATTTTTCTGTAGAGCTGCTGCGCATAAAAAGTCATATCAAAGAACGCCCGCTGCTGATCGTGGTCGATCCGGTGCAGACGAAGATCGCGGAGACCGCCGATATCTGGTTCAGACCCGAACCGGCAAGAGTAAACGAATTTGTCAGCACGCTGCTGACTGAAAGAGCCGATAGCGCGATCGCTGGTATCGCCAAGCAGGAAATTATTGAAGCCAAGAAAAGACTGGCGGGCCGGGATGTCTACCTATTATACGACCCTGCGAACAACTTCAAATTCAATGCCGGAAAGGAAAAATCGATCCATCAGGTACCGGTGTTTTTTCACGCCAATATGGCTAAATGTTCGGCATTCGACTGCTTTGATCCCGGTCTTTTAAGCGTTAAGAACCCGTTCGAGTGTCTGTATCTGATCGGCGAGACGCCCAAGGTCGCGATCCCGTCAAAAACGGTGATCGTGCAGGATTGCTTCACGCCGGATATCAATTTTGACCTTTTCCTGCCGGCCGCGATGCCCGGTGAATATGACGGCAGTTTCATCGATTATCAGGGTAAGGTTAAAAGAGTGTACAAAGCCGTGGAGCCGGCGGACAAAGCCAGACCGGACGATTGGATCATCAAGGAGATAGCTTCGCGGCTCAATACCGGCGCGGCTGAGCCCAAGGCTCCGAAGATCGCCTTTTGCAAGGATGCGGTTAAAACAGTAAAGCTGACGAAAAAATATCCGTACTACCTTGTGGTCCGGGAAAACACCTGCCTTTTTCGTTCCAAATCCTTGTCTAGGCTGTTGAAAGGTTTCCGGCGAATACGCAAAGATGATTATGTCTGGGTAAATCCGCAGGACGCCGATGTATTGAACCTGAAACAGGGGGCTGAAGTGAATCTGGAGAGTGCCTGTTTTTCCGTTCCGATCCGGGTTTGGATAACGGAAGACGTGATGCCCGGCGTTATGTTTGCATACCAGGACGTAGCCACTGGTCTGGTCAGGGAATCAGCAGTGAGGATCGATGTATAA
- a CDS encoding sulfide/dihydroorotate dehydrogenase-like FAD/NAD-binding protein — protein sequence MYKILKLEPIVPNINLLVVASKDIHRNAKPGEFVVVRADEPGERIPLNLVEWDKESASMVFMAVGTSTRKLSLLKAGDSVATLAGPLGRPTEMVQGKTVLAIGGCYGIGALYPVIKAFKENGNRVITAIEARSSFLLYWQEKLKGYSDELHEITRDGTRGFKGHINDFLNGYLAANKVDLVYCQGCTYLTYLVSQTTKASGTKTIVGLNPIMIDATGMCGVCRVIINGQTKFACVDGPEFDGHAVDWDNLLARRHTYMQDERRSLSFFECETYG from the coding sequence ATGTATAAAATCCTGAAGCTCGAACCGATCGTGCCCAATATCAACCTCCTGGTGGTCGCTTCCAAAGATATCCACCGGAACGCGAAACCCGGCGAGTTCGTGGTCGTCCGCGCCGATGAGCCGGGCGAACGGATACCGTTGAACCTCGTTGAATGGGACAAGGAAAGCGCGAGCATGGTCTTCATGGCCGTGGGAACATCGACCAGAAAGCTCTCGTTGTTAAAGGCGGGCGACAGCGTTGCGACCCTTGCCGGACCGTTGGGGCGGCCCACCGAGATGGTCCAGGGCAAGACTGTCCTGGCGATCGGCGGGTGCTACGGGATCGGAGCGCTGTATCCGGTGATCAAGGCGTTCAAGGAGAACGGCAACCGGGTCATTACCGCGATCGAAGCGCGCAGTTCATTCCTGCTGTACTGGCAGGAAAAACTAAAGGGCTACAGCGATGAACTCCACGAGATCACGCGGGACGGCACCAGGGGCTTTAAGGGACATATCAATGATTTCTTGAACGGTTACCTTGCCGCCAACAAAGTGGACCTCGTTTATTGCCAGGGTTGCACTTACCTGACATACCTCGTCTCCCAGACCACGAAGGCGAGCGGTACGAAGACGATCGTTGGCCTAAACCCCATCATGATCGATGCGACCGGCATGTGCGGTGTCTGCCGGGTGATCATCAATGGTCAGACAAAATTTGCCTGCGTCGATGGTCCGGAATTCGATGGGCATGCCGTGGACTGGGATAATCTCCTTGCCCGCCGGCATACCTACATGCAGGATGAACGCAGGTCATTGAGTTTCTTTGAATGCGAGACCTATGGCTGA